A portion of the Paenibacillus sp. PvR098 genome contains these proteins:
- a CDS encoding 2-keto-3-deoxygluconate permease, whose protein sequence is MKIKATLERIPGGMMVVPLLLAATINTFAPDLLRIGNFTQALFVNGASTLIALFLLCAGAQINLRNVGVSLGKGATLLTIKWLIGALFGLAAFLLAGPNGLFLGLAPIAIIAAMTNSNGGLYMAVVGQYGKEDDKAAYSLLALNDGPFLTMVALSIFGAMGFVEGMFSFVSFVSVLLPIVVGMVLGNLDPEMRTFFAKGSNMLIPFFAFALGMGIDFNAIINGGISGVMLGVATVLFTGLGGYLVFKAIGWNPIVGAAEGSTAGNAVATPAAIAAANAAFAPMAELATVQVAASVVTTAILMPIFIAFLVKRLEKKGQLEKYGIQRGEAAQQ, encoded by the coding sequence ATGAAAATCAAAGCAACCTTAGAACGCATCCCGGGGGGGATGATGGTCGTACCCTTGCTGCTGGCTGCAACTATAAATACGTTTGCGCCTGATTTATTAAGGATCGGAAATTTCACACAGGCGTTGTTCGTTAACGGCGCTTCGACGTTGATTGCTCTGTTCCTTCTTTGTGCAGGAGCCCAAATCAATCTTAGAAATGTTGGAGTTTCCTTAGGCAAAGGCGCAACCTTATTGACCATCAAATGGTTAATCGGAGCCTTATTCGGTTTAGCGGCTTTTTTGCTGGCCGGACCTAACGGATTATTCCTTGGATTGGCGCCTATCGCCATTATTGCGGCAATGACCAACAGTAACGGCGGCCTCTACATGGCGGTTGTCGGTCAATACGGGAAAGAAGACGATAAAGCGGCGTATTCCTTGCTGGCGCTGAATGACGGCCCGTTTTTGACGATGGTGGCTTTATCGATTTTTGGAGCGATGGGATTTGTTGAAGGTATGTTTTCGTTTGTATCCTTCGTTTCTGTGTTACTTCCGATTGTGGTAGGGATGGTGCTTGGGAATCTGGATCCCGAAATGAGGACATTTTTTGCGAAGGGCAGCAATATGTTAATTCCGTTCTTTGCGTTCGCATTGGGTATGGGAATTGACTTCAACGCCATTATCAATGGCGGGATCAGCGGGGTTATGCTGGGTGTGGCCACGGTCCTATTTACAGGCTTGGGCGGTTACCTCGTATTTAAAGCGATCGGCTGGAACCCTATTGTCGGAGCGGCCGAAGGTTCTACGGCAGGCAACGCCGTAGCAACGCCTGCAGCCATCGCCGCCGCCAACGCCGCATTCGCTCCGATGGCCGAATTGGCCACAGTGCAAGTCGCCGCAAGTGTGGTAACGACAGCCATTCTGATGCCGATTTTTATTGCGTTCCTCGTGAAACGTTTGGAAAAGAAGGGACAACTTGAAAAGTATGGAATTCAAAGAGGAGAGGCGGCTCAGCAGTAA
- a CDS encoding DMT family transporter, which yields MNVMIVILCLIWGFNWVVMKQANTVFPPVLFAGYRFGLGAAVLLIFYVYKRVPLPDKKDWKWIIACGLLHTTYFNIAIQLALNDMSAGLTSVLTYSMPLWLTVMAHYWIPGERLTLAKTAGVILGIAGLFLTLDVHLGGGYSVFFLALSSGVTWAVSTVIMKRKLVHCDNMQFTTWQMAVGAAGLFLYSFLFEHTESDWGIMPVLYIVFAGVVASAFAFILWYRILSTLEASKASVSLLMVPVVGVLSGVLVLNESLKPATLGGIVCILAGVWLVNSRKGERRRKNRGMNYHTDSDTL from the coding sequence ATGAACGTGATGATTGTGATCTTATGTTTAATTTGGGGATTTAATTGGGTTGTGATGAAGCAGGCGAATACCGTTTTCCCCCCGGTGTTGTTCGCAGGTTACAGGTTCGGATTGGGTGCGGCGGTGCTGCTGATCTTTTATGTGTATAAACGAGTTCCGCTACCGGATAAAAAGGACTGGAAGTGGATCATCGCGTGCGGTCTCCTGCACACCACCTATTTCAATATTGCCATACAGCTGGCTTTAAATGACATGAGCGCCGGATTAACTTCCGTTCTGACGTACAGCATGCCGCTGTGGCTTACCGTCATGGCCCATTATTGGATCCCGGGGGAGCGGTTAACCCTCGCCAAAACGGCCGGGGTGATATTGGGAATAGCCGGGTTGTTTTTAACTCTCGATGTACATTTGGGAGGGGGATACAGCGTCTTTTTTCTGGCACTATCATCGGGTGTTACATGGGCGGTATCCACAGTCATTATGAAAAGGAAATTAGTTCATTGCGATAATATGCAGTTTACGACATGGCAGATGGCTGTGGGGGCCGCAGGTCTCTTCCTGTATTCATTTCTCTTTGAGCATACGGAAAGTGACTGGGGGATCATGCCTGTCCTGTATATTGTATTTGCGGGAGTTGTCGCATCGGCGTTTGCTTTTATTCTGTGGTATCGTATCCTATCGACATTAGAAGCAAGCAAAGCATCCGTCTCGCTGCTGATGGTTCCGGTGGTCGGAGTACTATCGGGGGTTCTTGTTCTGAACGAGAGTCTTAAGCCTGCAACCTTGGGCGGTATCGTCTGTATTCTTGCCGGGGTGTGGCTTGTTAACTCGAGAAAAGGGGAGCGTCGCAGGAAAAATAGAGGGATGAATTATCATACGGATAGTGATACACTTTAA
- the pdxA gene encoding 4-hydroxythreonine-4-phosphate dehydrogenase PdxA has product MKPVIGITMGDASGIGPEIIVKALQSAQVYDQCKPVVIGDYKILERARKVVQADVNIRKISQLSEAVFQHGIIDCVDLDILPEDLPFGQVSSEAGNAAFQFIKKAVELAKAKEIHAICTAPLNKEALHKGGHLYPGHTEILAELTDTEDYSMLLSSPNLKVIHLTTHVGLIKAIEMINPERTYTVVKLAHETLTRAGKSQPKIAVCGINPHAGENGLFGNGEEEEKLIPAIEKAKAEGMDVTGPYPADTLFFRAVRGDFDIVVACYHDQGHGPIKVLGLEEGVNITVGLKGGIIRTSVDHGTAFDIAGKNVADERSMLAAIRDAIELAPKDM; this is encoded by the coding sequence ATGAAACCAGTCATAGGTATAACGATGGGCGATGCTTCAGGCATTGGTCCGGAAATTATCGTGAAAGCTCTGCAATCCGCTCAGGTGTACGATCAATGCAAGCCGGTTGTCATAGGCGATTACAAAATTCTGGAGCGGGCCAGAAAAGTGGTGCAGGCGGACGTGAACATTCGTAAAATTAGTCAGCTTAGCGAGGCTGTATTCCAGCACGGCATCATCGATTGTGTTGATTTGGATATTTTGCCGGAAGACTTACCGTTTGGGCAAGTGTCGAGTGAAGCGGGGAACGCGGCCTTCCAATTTATTAAAAAGGCAGTGGAGCTCGCCAAGGCGAAGGAAATTCATGCGATTTGTACGGCTCCCTTGAATAAAGAAGCCCTTCATAAAGGAGGACATCTGTATCCGGGTCATACCGAAATCCTGGCCGAATTAACTGATACTGAGGATTATTCTATGCTGTTATCCTCACCGAATCTCAAGGTCATCCATCTCACCACTCACGTGGGATTGATTAAAGCGATCGAAATGATTAATCCGGAAAGAACGTATACGGTCGTTAAGCTGGCTCATGAGACGCTGACCCGTGCGGGGAAATCCCAGCCGAAAATTGCGGTATGCGGGATTAATCCCCATGCCGGTGAGAATGGATTGTTCGGGAACGGGGAAGAAGAAGAGAAGTTGATTCCGGCCATCGAGAAGGCTAAAGCAGAGGGCATGGATGTCACAGGACCGTACCCGGCCGATACGTTGTTTTTCCGTGCGGTTCGCGGCGATTTTGACATCGTTGTGGCCTGCTATCACGACCAAGGTCACGGACCTATTAAGGTATTGGGATTGGAAGAAGGGGTTAACATTACGGTCGGGTTAAAAGGCGGAATCATTCGCACCTCGGTAGACCACGGAACCGCTTTTGATATTGCAGGTAAAAATGTTGCCGATGAACGAAGCATGTTAGCGGCCATTCGGGATGCCATTGAATTAGCTCCTAAGGATATGTAA
- a CDS encoding sigma-54-dependent Fis family transcriptional regulator, producing MLCCLSKQLINSNQEESEGLLAMKIKILLLAPYRGLKELALSLASEQNDFDITVREGDLEEALAIYRHLENEGYQMVISRGGTANLLRDHVPQPVIEIPLSGFDILRTLTLIKDYKGKLEMVAFPNICDGVIAVSHLMGIDIPYTVIHEESQVEGIILEAKEKGVQVVVGDTVTIRMAKKHGLQGVLITSGRESVIEAFHHAKQVYQVLSRSDKKIQAYEVLLNELKEGIAIVDEQGRIRFSNPSFHRFVQLFGEQANPSLIELFPDWIAIVQTVNENKKAISYVNAGGQQLQWTMGIFEEDKHQRLYYIKMKSLRAAGDELEIQYEEPPIISFTQILGSAKAGKKAVEKAKQAAAERLITLYGEEGTGKKYIAGAIHGSLGPGNGLFIEVDIKAGTPGALSGLKDALSGGEAGSVYLKGLDKFDHSSQSVISRLLERETYKFILSFRESSKAMLDQGILCEELYRLISAHEIYIPPLRERLEDLDEYIRYFIGKYNEKYGKQIVGIREEVLEKLSEYAWQGNLEELEHMVDAFVRLSEGQYIEEPVLSLLSMPMHSDKVKNTARGDVMEIDIGQTLEEIEYEIIGRVLTEENMNQSRAAKRLGITRATLWRKLKATKTNQGV from the coding sequence GTGCTTTGTTGTTTGAGCAAGCAGCTGATTAACAGCAATCAAGAAGAGTCGGAGGGTCTACTTGCTATGAAGATCAAGATTTTATTGCTAGCCCCATATAGAGGATTGAAGGAACTAGCTTTAAGCCTTGCTTCGGAACAAAATGATTTTGATATCACGGTAAGGGAAGGCGATCTTGAAGAAGCGTTGGCCATCTATAGGCATTTGGAAAACGAAGGGTACCAAATGGTTATAAGCCGCGGAGGAACGGCTAATCTTCTCCGGGATCATGTGCCACAGCCAGTGATTGAAATCCCTTTATCAGGCTTCGATATTCTTCGGACATTAACCTTAATCAAAGACTATAAGGGAAAGCTGGAGATGGTGGCTTTTCCGAATATTTGCGATGGAGTCATTGCGGTTTCCCACCTGATGGGGATCGATATTCCTTATACCGTGATTCATGAAGAGTCACAAGTCGAGGGGATTATTCTGGAAGCGAAAGAAAAGGGCGTCCAGGTGGTTGTGGGAGATACCGTGACCATAAGAATGGCCAAGAAGCACGGCTTACAGGGGGTCTTGATTACTTCAGGCAGAGAGTCTGTTATTGAAGCCTTCCATCACGCGAAGCAGGTATATCAGGTGCTCTCACGCAGCGATAAGAAAATTCAGGCTTATGAAGTGCTGCTCAATGAACTGAAGGAAGGCATTGCGATTGTGGACGAGCAGGGGAGGATCAGATTTTCCAATCCTAGCTTTCATCGGTTTGTGCAGCTTTTCGGAGAGCAGGCAAACCCATCTTTAATTGAATTGTTTCCCGATTGGATCGCCATAGTGCAAACCGTGAATGAAAATAAAAAGGCGATATCCTATGTGAATGCTGGCGGTCAGCAGCTGCAGTGGACCATGGGGATTTTTGAAGAGGACAAGCATCAGCGGCTGTATTATATAAAAATGAAATCGCTGCGGGCCGCAGGGGATGAGCTGGAGATTCAATATGAGGAGCCGCCTATCATTTCGTTTACTCAAATCTTAGGATCAGCCAAGGCAGGCAAGAAAGCCGTCGAGAAAGCGAAGCAAGCGGCCGCCGAGCGCCTCATTACCCTGTATGGGGAAGAAGGAACAGGGAAAAAATATATTGCGGGTGCCATTCACGGGTCGCTTGGACCGGGGAACGGATTGTTTATCGAAGTGGATATCAAGGCAGGCACTCCCGGCGCTCTTTCCGGATTAAAAGACGCACTATCAGGGGGCGAAGCCGGATCGGTCTATCTGAAAGGGCTGGATAAATTTGACCATTCCAGTCAGTCCGTCATCAGCCGGCTGCTGGAGCGGGAGACCTATAAGTTTATCCTATCCTTCAGGGAATCCTCGAAGGCCATGCTCGATCAAGGAATCCTATGCGAAGAGCTGTATCGCCTCATCTCGGCCCATGAAATTTATATTCCGCCCTTACGTGAAAGGCTGGAGGATCTGGATGAGTATATCCGCTATTTTATCGGGAAATATAATGAAAAGTATGGAAAGCAAATTGTCGGGATCCGGGAAGAGGTACTGGAGAAGCTGTCTGAATATGCTTGGCAAGGCAACCTGGAAGAGCTTGAACATATGGTTGATGCCTTCGTAAGGTTGTCGGAAGGACAATATATCGAAGAGCCCGTGTTGTCCCTGCTGTCCATGCCAATGCATTCGGACAAGGTCAAAAATACAGCACGAGGCGATGTCATGGAAATCGATATCGGCCAAACGCTTGAGGAGATTGAGTACGAGATTATCGGGAGAGTTCTTACCGAGGAGAACATGAATCAATCCAGAGCGGCCAAGCGGCTGGGCATTACGCGAGCTACATTGTGGAGAAAGCTGAAAGCAACCAAAACTAACCAAGGTGTTTAA
- a CDS encoding CoF synthetase: MKAESREIVQHILGYIERFSAGDVTEAETEASFQEAAMKLFRYQFQHNAAYKKYGQARRKSPLTVRDWREIPPIPIQAFKELTLSCEPAEEAEAVFMTSGTTNADKRGKHYHPTLEVWDASMAPPFKHYVLPDRDQITVLVLSPAADLNRNSSLSRYLTKAVEHYGTSGSRFFYSQEGGLDMEGVLASLQECAARNEPVLLIGATFAYVHLLDYCAEHSYQVELPQGSRLFDTGGLKGQSREIAAEELYQKIEGYFGLKRESCVNMYGMTELSSQIYDQTIRSSLLTGRTVHEKANPPWIRTLVLHPDSLEPVPDGETGVLAHYDLGSWNSAFAVLTEDMGYKNEHGLVLLGRIKGSEARGCSIAIDQLMSSNKK; the protein is encoded by the coding sequence TTGAAGGCGGAATCGAGAGAAATCGTACAACATATTTTGGGGTATATCGAGCGCTTCTCGGCAGGCGATGTAACGGAGGCGGAAACGGAGGCTTCGTTTCAAGAGGCAGCCATGAAGCTGTTTCGCTATCAATTCCAGCATAACGCAGCGTACAAGAAATATGGCCAGGCCCGGCGTAAATCCCCATTAACGGTAAGGGATTGGCGAGAAATTCCGCCGATCCCGATTCAGGCGTTTAAAGAGCTGACGCTATCCTGCGAGCCGGCGGAGGAAGCGGAAGCCGTATTCATGACAAGCGGAACAACGAATGCGGACAAGCGGGGCAAGCATTATCATCCGACCTTGGAGGTATGGGATGCCTCGATGGCGCCTCCTTTCAAACATTATGTGCTTCCGGACCGTGACCAGATTACGGTATTGGTGCTGTCTCCCGCGGCCGACCTGAATCGTAATTCTTCCCTCTCCCGTTATTTGACGAAGGCTGTGGAGCATTACGGCACATCCGGCAGCCGGTTTTTCTACTCGCAAGAAGGCGGGTTGGATATGGAAGGGGTTCTTGCGTCACTTCAGGAGTGTGCGGCTCGTAACGAACCGGTGCTTCTGATCGGGGCCACCTTTGCTTATGTGCATTTGCTGGATTACTGTGCTGAACATTCATATCAAGTCGAGCTTCCGCAGGGGAGCCGTCTTTTTGATACAGGCGGTCTGAAAGGACAGTCCCGCGAGATCGCGGCGGAGGAGCTGTACCAGAAGATCGAAGGGTATTTTGGACTGAAGCGCGAGTCCTGCGTGAATATGTACGGGATGACCGAGCTCAGCTCCCAAATCTATGATCAGACCATACGCAGCAGCTTACTTACGGGACGCACCGTGCACGAAAAAGCGAATCCCCCCTGGATTCGAACGCTTGTTCTTCATCCTGATTCATTGGAGCCGGTTCCTGATGGGGAAACCGGTGTGCTTGCCCATTATGATCTGGGCAGTTGGAATTCGGCATTTGCTGTTCTCACGGAGGATATGGGGTATAAGAACGAACACGGGCTTGTCCTGCTGGGGAGGATCAAAGGCTCGGAAGCCCGCGGCTGCTCCATAGCCATCGACCAGCTGATGAGTTCAAATAAGAAGTAG
- a CDS encoding ABC transporter substrate-binding protein, whose product MKKYSIAAIMILAGSLLLSACGTSSSNETHSAPPAAEAPSQPQKVVMASWSKPITEQTNLYHAEEQGWFKEKGIDFTFVPGAGGGDAIKNILSKQADIAFTDPGSLYFALDKGEKLHVIYNIYPQNVFNIVSLKDKNIQDPKDLKGKKIGVYSLSSGTRHNLLVVLNQAGLTEKDVTIVETGVSNFAPLIQGQVDATAATDTGLSDAKLKGLGDVNVINVRDSLNVPSDVFVVTEETFQQKKEMLKNFLEAYKKSAEWMIQNPDAAAEVALTKAIDGKDKQRNVEIIKLRNESTVSADTDKNGLGWLDASVLQEGADVYKKLGLIENNLKLNDIVTNDLVPKK is encoded by the coding sequence ATGAAAAAATATTCTATCGCAGCCATCATGATATTGGCGGGGAGTCTGCTGTTATCGGCATGTGGCACCTCATCCTCGAATGAAACCCATTCAGCTCCACCGGCAGCCGAGGCGCCATCGCAGCCGCAAAAGGTCGTAATGGCCAGCTGGAGCAAGCCGATCACCGAACAAACGAATCTTTATCATGCGGAGGAGCAAGGCTGGTTTAAGGAAAAAGGTATTGATTTTACGTTTGTTCCGGGTGCCGGGGGCGGAGATGCGATTAAGAACATTTTGTCCAAGCAGGCCGACATTGCGTTTACAGACCCGGGTTCCTTATACTTTGCTTTAGATAAAGGCGAGAAGCTGCATGTCATTTATAATATTTATCCTCAAAACGTATTTAATATCGTGTCTCTGAAGGATAAAAACATCCAGGATCCTAAAGATCTCAAGGGGAAAAAGATCGGGGTATACAGTCTATCCAGCGGCACCCGGCATAACCTGCTGGTTGTTCTGAATCAGGCTGGACTAACGGAAAAGGACGTCACCATCGTGGAAACCGGCGTATCCAATTTCGCTCCTCTGATCCAAGGACAGGTAGATGCAACGGCGGCCACAGATACGGGCTTGTCCGATGCGAAGCTGAAGGGACTCGGAGACGTGAATGTCATCAACGTGAGGGATTCTTTGAATGTACCGAGCGATGTGTTCGTTGTAACCGAGGAGACCTTCCAGCAGAAGAAAGAAATGCTGAAGAACTTCCTGGAGGCTTATAAGAAAAGCGCAGAGTGGATGATTCAGAATCCCGACGCGGCAGCGGAAGTTGCTTTGACAAAAGCAATCGACGGGAAAGATAAGCAGCGCAATGTGGAGATTATTAAACTTCGCAATGAATCGACGGTATCCGCAGATACGGACAAAAACGGACTCGGTTGGCTGGATGCGTCTGTGCTGCAGGAAGGCGCCGATGTATATAAGAAGCTCGGTTTGATCGAAAACAATTTGAAGCTAAATGACATTGTGACCAATGACCTGGTGCCGAAGAAGTAA
- a CDS encoding ABC transporter permease, with the protein MIRNSILPVGLFVLMIAVWEGFVRSSGVSELVLPAPSVIADTLWTGLVTGYFTKHIGQTLLEIVLGLLLGGLFGVLCGIGMGEWAWLRRLLSPYIVASQAVPKLALAPLFMIWFGFGTTPKVVITALISFFPLLESTVTAIHYVDPLKRDLFRVLGASRWQTLIRLKLPAGLPGILSGLRVAVVLAVVGAVVGEFIGGNQGLGALIIASQGMMDTPLMFSVLLLLTVLGMALYQVVIIVERIKLKPYKREKDK; encoded by the coding sequence GTGATTCGGAATTCTATCCTTCCGGTCGGGCTTTTTGTACTGATGATCGCCGTATGGGAGGGCTTTGTCCGCTCCAGCGGGGTCTCAGAGCTGGTACTGCCTGCCCCCTCTGTCATAGCGGATACCCTGTGGACGGGTTTGGTCACTGGATATTTTACGAAACATATCGGCCAAACGCTGCTCGAGATTGTACTCGGCTTGCTGCTGGGCGGCTTGTTCGGGGTTCTTTGCGGAATCGGGATGGGAGAGTGGGCGTGGTTAAGGCGGCTTTTATCCCCTTATATCGTGGCCAGTCAAGCGGTCCCTAAGCTGGCGCTGGCTCCGTTATTTATGATCTGGTTCGGATTCGGAACCACCCCCAAAGTCGTCATCACGGCGTTAATCTCCTTCTTTCCTCTGCTGGAAAGCACTGTAACCGCTATCCACTACGTAGACCCGTTGAAGCGGGACTTGTTCCGGGTGCTGGGGGCCTCCCGGTGGCAGACGTTGATCCGGTTGAAGCTGCCGGCGGGATTGCCTGGTATTCTTTCAGGGCTTCGCGTCGCTGTGGTGTTGGCTGTAGTGGGGGCGGTGGTCGGTGAGTTTATCGGGGGCAACCAAGGCCTCGGCGCTTTGATCATCGCCTCCCAGGGCATGATGGATACGCCCTTGATGTTTTCTGTGCTGCTGCTGCTCACTGTTCTGGGCATGGCCTTGTATCAAGTGGTTATTATCGTAGAGCGGATCAAATTAAAACCATATAAAAGGGAGAAAGACAAATGA
- a CDS encoding four-carbon acid sugar kinase family protein, translating to MKLAMIADDLTGANDSGVQLARYGLNTSVLFEPDVTAIHQEAVVIDTDSRWLPRSQAYDKVKEVSQVLKSGSFDVIYKKVDSTLRGNLGAEIDALYEVFRPDFVVIAPAYPKNGRKTIDGYHYLHEKPLSETEIAKDPKTPVRDSFIPSIIQSQSEQPIALVTYEELRSGLEAVQAKLIQCQEDGIRYVVFDAEEEEDLRRIVQTMARIGRSVCWVGSAGLANYLPEIYGLQTKEIELDIQRDQKPVLLVVGSVSPTTRKQLDIVVQQPHIKGIELRSSLLVADNASRKAEMQRVYEEAKRALDDRHDIALFSSGRPEDIEEAQRLGKKNGMDESAVSNSISGALGTVTSWLIEACEIKGMVLTGGDTAKQVCMQLGVTGFHLIAEVEIGIPLGRTIGAKPMYAITKAGAFGTDLSLLNSIQKLKGE from the coding sequence TTGAAATTAGCGATGATTGCTGATGATTTGACCGGGGCTAATGACAGCGGAGTGCAGCTGGCTCGTTACGGATTGAATACGTCAGTGCTGTTCGAGCCAGATGTAACGGCAATCCATCAGGAAGCGGTTGTTATCGATACGGACAGCCGCTGGTTACCCCGGAGTCAAGCGTACGATAAGGTAAAAGAAGTATCGCAGGTACTCAAATCCGGCAGCTTTGATGTGATTTATAAAAAAGTCGATTCTACCCTGAGGGGAAATCTTGGAGCGGAGATCGACGCTTTATACGAAGTATTCCGCCCGGACTTTGTCGTGATTGCACCTGCTTATCCAAAGAATGGCAGAAAAACGATCGATGGCTATCACTATCTTCACGAGAAACCTTTGAGTGAAACGGAAATCGCAAAAGATCCGAAAACGCCTGTTCGCGATTCCTTTATTCCGAGCATTATTCAAAGTCAGTCGGAGCAGCCGATCGCCTTGGTTACTTATGAGGAGCTGCGTTCTGGATTGGAAGCTGTTCAGGCGAAGCTTATCCAGTGTCAGGAAGATGGAATCCGATATGTCGTATTTGATGCCGAAGAGGAAGAGGATTTAAGGCGTATTGTTCAAACGATGGCCCGCATCGGCCGCTCCGTTTGTTGGGTAGGCTCGGCAGGACTTGCCAACTATTTGCCGGAAATCTACGGGCTGCAAACGAAGGAGATCGAGCTTGACATTCAGCGAGATCAAAAGCCTGTGCTGCTCGTGGTCGGCAGCGTAAGCCCAACCACCCGAAAGCAGCTGGACATTGTCGTTCAACAGCCTCATATTAAAGGAATAGAGCTCCGGTCTTCCTTGCTTGTAGCCGATAATGCATCACGCAAGGCAGAGATGCAAAGGGTGTATGAGGAAGCGAAGAGGGCACTGGATGATCGGCATGATATTGCTCTCTTTTCCTCAGGAAGACCTGAAGATATTGAAGAGGCACAGCGGCTGGGGAAAAAGAACGGGATGGACGAAAGCGCTGTGAGCAATTCGATATCCGGGGCGCTGGGAACAGTGACTTCATGGCTCATCGAAGCCTGTGAAATCAAGGGCATGGTGTTAACCGGAGGCGATACGGCGAAGCAGGTCTGCATGCAGCTGGGCGTGACCGGATTTCATCTCATTGCCGAAGTGGAAATCGGCATCCCGCTTGGCCGCACCATTGGAGCTAAGCCCATGTATGCCATCACCAAAGCGGGGGCATTCGGTACGGACTTATCGCTGCTCAATTCCATACAAAAGCTCAAGGGGGAATGA
- a CDS encoding ABC transporter ATP-binding protein yields MTYLEFQGVSHNYNGEQQVIHSLHLQVQEGEFVTLVGRSGCGKTTLLKMAAGLLTPDEGKVRIADKPVTKPQTQVGVVFQAPTLLEWQTVRENVLLPVSLVRKPTRADREAADAYLERMGLALHADKYPAELSGGQQSRVGIARALIREPSLLLMDEPFAALDALTRESLQEDLLQLCRSKKITVLFITHDITEAVYLSDRVIVLHGGGIAGEYSVPLPDSRHYEMRYDSEFNRVCLAVRQAMEGGERK; encoded by the coding sequence GTGACCTACCTGGAATTTCAAGGAGTAAGTCACAACTATAATGGGGAGCAACAAGTCATCCATAGCCTGCATTTGCAGGTACAGGAGGGTGAATTTGTTACCCTGGTCGGGAGAAGCGGGTGCGGCAAGACGACCCTGTTAAAAATGGCAGCAGGATTGCTGACGCCTGACGAAGGAAAGGTCCGGATCGCGGACAAGCCGGTAACGAAGCCGCAAACCCAAGTTGGTGTTGTATTTCAAGCGCCTACTTTGTTGGAATGGCAAACCGTAAGGGAGAATGTCCTGCTGCCGGTGTCTTTGGTGCGTAAGCCGACACGGGCGGACCGGGAAGCGGCAGATGCCTATTTGGAACGCATGGGTTTGGCTCTGCATGCGGATAAATATCCCGCCGAGCTGTCCGGCGGACAGCAAAGCCGCGTGGGCATTGCCCGAGCATTGATACGAGAGCCGTCCTTGCTGCTGATGGATGAGCCTTTCGCCGCGTTGGATGCGTTGACAAGGGAGTCTTTGCAGGAGGATCTCCTCCAGCTGTGCAGGAGCAAGAAGATCACGGTCCTCTTTATTACCCATGATATTACGGAGGCCGTGTATTTATCGGATCGTGTCATTGTTCTTCATGGAGGAGGAATTGCGGGGGAATACTCCGTACCTCTACCTGATTCGCGCCATTATGAGATGCGCTATGACAGCGAATTTAACCGAGTCTGTCTAGCGGTAAGACAGGCGATGGAAGGAGGGGAGCGGAAGTGA